In one Flavobacteriales bacterium genomic region, the following are encoded:
- a CDS encoding response regulator transcription factor — protein MARPTQPPPHPIALLDPHPLMRAALGSWLEAHGPYRVVWSGGEAEALFAALEQGVAPALVLVGLRPQVEDDLQVLERLGALPQGPHAVALAHHHDEATILRAYRAGARALFCCHFHTQAVLEALAAVLQGVVVHSPESQRLLVENPDGLTPAERQRQRLLRQITGRQLEVLEGLVKHPDHTSATLGQRWRISGRTVDSHVNELFGTFGVRGRTALVVAAIRLGLVRV, from the coding sequence ATGGCCCGCCCCACCCAGCCCCCACCCCACCCCATTGCCCTGTTGGATCCGCACCCGCTGATGCGTGCCGCGCTGGGCAGTTGGCTGGAGGCCCACGGACCCTACCGGGTGGTGTGGAGCGGCGGGGAGGCCGAGGCGCTCTTCGCGGCGCTGGAGCAGGGGGTGGCGCCCGCCCTGGTGCTGGTGGGGCTGCGGCCGCAGGTGGAGGACGACCTGCAGGTGCTGGAGCGCTTGGGCGCCCTGCCGCAGGGGCCGCATGCCGTGGCCCTGGCGCACCACCACGACGAGGCCACTATCCTGCGCGCCTACCGCGCCGGTGCGCGGGCCCTGTTCTGCTGCCATTTCCACACCCAGGCGGTGCTGGAGGCCCTGGCTGCCGTGCTGCAGGGGGTGGTGGTGCACAGCCCCGAGAGCCAGCGCCTGCTGGTGGAGAACCCCGATGGCCTCACGCCCGCCGAGCGGCAGCGGCAGCGCCTGCTGCGCCAGATCACCGGGCGACAGCTGGAGGTGCTGGAGGGCCTGGTGAAGCACCCGGACCACACCAGCGCCACCCTGGGCCAGCGGTGGCGCATCAGCGGCCGCACGGTGGACAGCCACGTGAACGAGCTGTTCGGCACCTTCGGCGTCCGCGGTCGCACGGCCCTGGTGGTGGCCGCCATCCGCTTGGGGCTGGTGCGGGTGTAA
- a CDS encoding ATP-dependent helicase — MAKKPDLLQSLFSAVGFTPNPSQRSAILHEAGPLFLTAGPGSGKTRVLLWRTVNLLVCKEVPPERIFLSTFTEKAAHQLKEGLRYLLAIATSQTGRHYDISGMAVGTVHSICRQMITDRRFSPPGARPNPVVLLDELTQYFQVTRRAWNHLVAPLGKEKPEDAQRFLNKTIEDADNGSKHLAVLSAIKAFNRFAEESILPERELACDDDWKLIREVHAAYMNWLNQDEVQKVDLSLLQQKALQVLQAHPEGTRLFDHVIVDEYQDTNAIQEDLFFHLAGGSTNLTVVGDDDQALYRFRGATVENLVQFPERCVQRLGVEPTRIDLDINYRSRSQVVDVYTHFIDRIDWRKQSGQGHYRVQNKNIQAHRKDPLPSVVVTEKQDVEVVYAELAAFIKQLKVQKKINDYNEVAVLFPSVRPYNGVPNRAVTGMRDALQVHGIPVYAPRAGRFLETEEATVVMGLLRLIIGTPHEPEWNSPSYQRFRAWLSRCRKEAMEYVDKDKQLKAFIEDRKAEKQQAADDLTALQKVLQKKKWAPSDACTLEHVAALTKATNLSTRAIKALTSKYFRDMVANRAKAGNPLTLTYVLNRTTALDWNVLDLFYQLAGFAPLRSWFQLAEDGTREDYDEGPICNLGLLSQYIGRYQDEFTAILTGWYMHEERLANSFFRQYCYALWRLGESEYENDDDPFPRGRVPFLTIHQSKGLEFKVVILGNMGRRLREPSPLEVAVRDMLGKEGEPLDRHAEFDAMRLFYVALSRAKDLLVFVDKKGGHVFPPLKCFRDLQLPKLHDLDIATLPPATAEVDDMGKAYSFTGDYTSYLTCPRQYMIFDKYGFVPSRQQTRLFGHLVHRTVEDLHQFLIAQRHGH, encoded by the coding sequence ATGGCCAAGAAGCCCGACCTCCTCCAGTCCCTCTTCTCCGCCGTCGGCTTCACCCCCAACCCCAGCCAGCGCAGCGCCATCCTCCACGAGGCCGGCCCGCTCTTCCTCACCGCAGGCCCCGGCTCGGGCAAGACGCGCGTGCTCCTCTGGCGCACCGTCAACCTCCTCGTCTGCAAGGAGGTGCCACCCGAGCGCATCTTCCTGAGCACCTTCACCGAGAAAGCCGCGCACCAGCTCAAGGAAGGCCTGCGTTACCTGCTCGCGATCGCCACCAGCCAGACCGGCCGGCACTACGACATCAGCGGCATGGCGGTGGGCACCGTGCACAGCATCTGCCGCCAGATGATCACCGACCGGCGGTTCTCACCACCCGGAGCACGCCCCAACCCCGTGGTGTTGCTGGATGAGCTGACGCAGTACTTCCAGGTGACCCGTCGCGCGTGGAACCATCTAGTGGCCCCCTTGGGCAAGGAGAAACCGGAGGATGCGCAGCGCTTCCTGAACAAGACCATCGAGGATGCCGACAACGGGAGCAAGCACCTCGCTGTGCTCAGCGCCATCAAGGCCTTCAACCGCTTCGCCGAGGAGAGCATCCTACCCGAGCGGGAGCTGGCCTGCGATGATGACTGGAAGCTGATCCGCGAGGTGCATGCGGCCTACATGAACTGGCTGAACCAGGACGAGGTGCAGAAGGTGGACCTGTCCCTGTTGCAGCAGAAGGCGCTGCAGGTGCTGCAGGCCCATCCGGAGGGCACGCGCCTCTTCGACCACGTGATCGTGGACGAATACCAGGACACCAACGCCATCCAGGAGGACCTCTTCTTCCACCTCGCGGGCGGCAGCACCAACCTCACGGTGGTGGGCGATGATGACCAGGCCCTCTACCGCTTCCGCGGAGCCACCGTGGAGAACCTCGTTCAGTTCCCCGAGCGTTGTGTGCAGCGCCTCGGCGTGGAGCCCACGCGCATTGACCTCGACATCAACTACCGCTCACGCAGCCAGGTGGTGGATGTGTACACGCACTTCATCGACCGCATCGACTGGCGCAAGCAGAGCGGCCAGGGGCACTACCGGGTGCAGAACAAGAACATCCAGGCCCACCGCAAGGATCCGCTGCCCAGTGTGGTGGTCACGGAGAAGCAGGATGTTGAGGTTGTGTACGCGGAGCTGGCGGCCTTCATCAAGCAGCTCAAGGTCCAGAAGAAGATCAACGACTACAACGAGGTGGCCGTGCTCTTCCCGAGTGTGCGCCCCTACAATGGTGTGCCCAACAGGGCGGTGACCGGAATGCGGGATGCCCTACAAGTACATGGCATCCCCGTGTACGCGCCACGCGCCGGTCGCTTCCTGGAGACCGAGGAGGCCACGGTGGTGATGGGGCTACTGCGCCTGATCATCGGCACACCGCACGAGCCGGAGTGGAACAGCCCCAGCTACCAGCGGTTCCGCGCCTGGCTAAGCCGCTGCCGCAAGGAAGCGATGGAATACGTGGACAAGGACAAGCAGTTGAAGGCCTTCATTGAGGACCGCAAGGCCGAGAAGCAGCAGGCCGCCGATGACCTCACCGCCTTGCAGAAGGTGCTGCAGAAGAAGAAGTGGGCACCCAGCGATGCCTGCACCTTGGAGCATGTGGCCGCCCTCACCAAGGCCACCAACCTCAGCACGCGCGCCATCAAGGCGCTCACGAGCAAGTACTTCCGCGACATGGTGGCCAACCGCGCCAAGGCGGGCAACCCGCTCACCCTCACCTACGTGCTCAACCGCACCACGGCGCTGGACTGGAACGTGCTCGACCTCTTCTACCAGCTCGCTGGCTTCGCTCCCTTGCGGTCGTGGTTCCAGCTGGCGGAGGACGGCACGCGGGAGGACTACGACGAAGGCCCCATCTGCAACCTCGGGCTCCTGAGCCAGTACATCGGTCGCTACCAGGATGAGTTCACCGCCATCCTCACCGGTTGGTACATGCACGAGGAGCGACTGGCCAACAGCTTCTTCCGCCAGTACTGCTATGCCTTGTGGCGTTTGGGCGAGAGCGAGTACGAGAACGACGACGACCCCTTCCCGCGCGGGCGCGTGCCCTTCCTCACCATCCACCAGAGCAAGGGGCTGGAGTTCAAGGTGGTCATCCTGGGCAACATGGGGCGCCGGTTGCGCGAGCCCTCCCCCTTGGAGGTGGCCGTGCGCGACATGCTGGGCAAGGAAGGCGAGCCCCTGGATCGCCACGCCGAGTTCGATGCCATGCGCCTCTTCTACGTGGCCCTGAGCCGCGCCAAGGACCTGCTGGTGTTCGTGGACAAGAAGGGCGGGCACGTCTTCCCACCCCTCAAATGCTTCCGCGACCTGCAACTGCCCAAGCTGCACGATCTGGACATCGCCACCCTGCCACCCGCCACCGCCGAGGTGGACGACATGGGCAAGGCCTACAGCTTCACGGGCGACTACACCAGCTACCTCACCTGCCCGCGGCAGTACATGATCTTCGACAAGTACGGCTTCGTGCCCAGCCGCCAGCAGACCCGGCTGTTCGGCCACCTGGTGCACCGCACCGTGGAGGACCTCCACCAATTCCTCATCGCCCAACGCCATGGCCACTAA
- a CDS encoding PD-(D/E)XK nuclease family protein codes for MATKKKPAGDPMEERIRDHFERNYELLRMESGQVLTNELKQEALNQVLFYYRKMKHVAENVTRTEVRLALPEQRTPQGRRFTIEGVVDVVQEGDETWLYDIKTHDPEYVRQNPASYEQQLNVYAHIWQNLQRQPLHHTAIIATQYPRAMKDAWRRGDMPAFLFEFERWDPLIVLPFDQGRLEETLGSFGEVVDAIEGKQFPPRTEEDLEGGGKRRFATRVCRNCDARFSCSSYRGWARKRTANDRSAAKYFSDPVPDAEQNDWVDGNLEAPSNEP; via the coding sequence ATGGCCACTAAGAAGAAGCCCGCCGGCGATCCGATGGAGGAGCGCATCCGCGACCACTTCGAGCGCAACTACGAGCTGCTCCGCATGGAGAGCGGCCAGGTGCTCACCAACGAGCTGAAGCAGGAGGCCCTCAACCAGGTGCTCTTCTACTACCGCAAGATGAAGCACGTGGCCGAGAACGTCACGCGCACGGAGGTGCGGCTGGCCCTGCCCGAGCAGCGCACACCGCAGGGCCGCCGCTTCACCATCGAAGGCGTGGTGGACGTGGTGCAGGAGGGCGACGAGACCTGGCTGTACGACATCAAGACGCACGACCCGGAGTACGTGCGCCAGAACCCCGCCAGCTACGAGCAGCAGCTCAACGTGTACGCCCACATCTGGCAGAACCTGCAACGCCAGCCCCTGCACCACACGGCCATCATCGCCACCCAATACCCGCGGGCCATGAAGGATGCCTGGCGCCGGGGCGACATGCCCGCCTTCCTCTTCGAGTTCGAGCGCTGGGACCCGCTCATCGTCCTGCCCTTTGACCAAGGCCGCCTGGAGGAGACCCTGGGCAGCTTCGGCGAGGTGGTGGATGCCATCGAGGGCAAGCAGTTCCCACCCCGCACCGAAGAGGACCTGGAAGGCGGTGGCAAGCGCCGCTTCGCCACCCGGGTGTGCCGCAACTGCGATGCCCGCTTCAGTTGCAGCAGCTACCGGGGCTGGGCGCGAAAGCGTACCGCCAACGACCGCAGCGCCGCCAAGTACTTCAGCGACCCGGTACCCGATGCCGAGCAGAACGACTGGGTGGATGGCAACCTTGAAGCTCCATCGAATGAACCCTGA
- a CDS encoding DNA methyltransferase, with amino-acid sequence MSHTKLRPSFTFTDERLAELKRIAPEAFADGRVNWEALRAALGEHLEDDDANAEHFGLNWPGKREARKMAGTPSKGALVPQPGKGVNEDSTRNVFIEGENLEVLKLLQKAYAGKVKMIYIDPPYNTGTDFVYEDDFTEPLEEYLRRTGQVDEEGKALTTNTRADGRFHSKWLSMMYPRLRLARQLLRDDGVIFVSIDDNEVHHLVTLMAEVFGDENKEALVTWRRRHNQPNDKTKMIGKVAEHIVVFARNSEALKTQGGFQGVPLTEKRSAEYKNPDNDPKGPWTSNPWKAAKGRGGSRYTITTPTGKKYTEVWYGNEESFKDLIKEKRVHWTDEGAGVPRIKIYLTEAMEGGQSAINFLRHEEYGSNQDASAELEELYDGVKIFDNPKPTQLLSSLFHVGSKAGDIVLDFFGGSGSTAHACYRMMSEGAGARQFIVVQMHEPVNEKEESGANAKKLGFGTISELTLDRIKRASKSLSKGKKDFDIGVRSYVMTHSHFRAWRDVEGADLTALEKAFAEAESPLVKDWTWEGLCTEVMLLEGFPLDSRVEAVKELKKNRVERIHHEWHAHRLLVCLDKKVAPETIKDLQLEDGDIFICLDTAIDDQSKLRLSDKGMIKTI; translated from the coding sequence ATGTCCCACACCAAACTCCGCCCCTCCTTCACCTTCACCGACGAGCGCCTCGCCGAGCTCAAGCGCATCGCCCCCGAAGCCTTTGCCGATGGCCGGGTGAACTGGGAGGCCCTGCGTGCCGCCTTGGGTGAGCACCTGGAGGACGACGATGCCAACGCCGAGCACTTCGGCCTCAACTGGCCCGGCAAGCGCGAAGCGCGCAAGATGGCCGGCACCCCGAGCAAGGGGGCCCTGGTGCCGCAGCCCGGCAAAGGGGTGAACGAGGACAGCACCCGCAACGTGTTCATCGAGGGCGAGAACCTGGAGGTGCTGAAGCTGTTGCAGAAGGCCTATGCCGGCAAAGTGAAGATGATCTACATCGACCCGCCGTACAACACGGGCACCGACTTTGTGTACGAGGACGACTTCACCGAGCCGCTGGAGGAGTACCTGCGCCGCACCGGGCAGGTGGACGAGGAGGGCAAGGCCCTGACCACCAACACTCGTGCCGACGGGCGCTTCCACAGCAAGTGGCTGAGCATGATGTACCCGCGCCTGCGCCTGGCACGCCAGCTGCTGCGCGATGACGGGGTGATCTTTGTGAGCATTGACGACAACGAGGTGCACCACCTAGTAACATTGATGGCAGAGGTTTTTGGCGATGAAAACAAGGAAGCGCTTGTGACGTGGCGCAGAAGGCACAATCAGCCGAATGACAAGACGAAGATGATTGGCAAAGTGGCTGAGCACATAGTAGTCTTCGCTCGAAACTCCGAGGCCTTAAAAACGCAAGGCGGATTCCAAGGGGTGCCGCTAACCGAAAAGCGGAGTGCCGAATACAAGAATCCTGATAATGACCCCAAAGGGCCATGGACATCTAATCCTTGGAAGGCCGCTAAAGGTCGGGGCGGTTCGAGGTACACGATAACAACACCGACCGGCAAGAAGTACACTGAGGTATGGTACGGTAATGAGGAATCCTTCAAGGACCTTATCAAGGAGAAGCGGGTACACTGGACTGATGAAGGTGCTGGGGTTCCTCGTATCAAGATTTACCTGACGGAAGCCATGGAAGGCGGTCAGTCTGCCATCAATTTCCTGCGACATGAGGAGTACGGCAGTAATCAGGATGCATCTGCTGAGCTTGAAGAACTCTATGACGGAGTAAAGATTTTTGATAACCCCAAGCCGACTCAACTATTGTCATCACTTTTCCACGTTGGGAGCAAGGCGGGTGATATTGTCCTAGACTTTTTCGGAGGGTCTGGCTCAACTGCTCATGCCTGTTATCGGATGATGAGCGAAGGCGCTGGTGCGCGACAATTCATAGTGGTTCAGATGCATGAACCTGTGAATGAGAAGGAGGAAAGTGGCGCCAACGCAAAGAAGTTAGGTTTTGGCACAATCTCCGAGCTTACACTGGATCGTATAAAACGGGCATCGAAATCTCTTTCAAAGGGCAAGAAAGACTTTGACATAGGTGTGCGGTCTTATGTTATGACACACAGCCACTTCCGCGCCTGGCGCGATGTGGAGGGTGCGGACCTCACCGCCTTGGAGAAGGCCTTTGCCGAGGCCGAGAGCCCCTTGGTGAAGGACTGGACCTGGGAGGGCCTGTGCACCGAGGTGATGCTGCTGGAGGGCTTCCCGCTCGATAGCCGGGTGGAGGCCGTGAAGGAGCTGAAGAAGAACCGTGTGGAGCGCATCCACCACGAGTGGCACGCCCACCGCCTGCTGGTGTGCCTGGACAAGAAGGTGGCCCCCGAGACGATCAAGGACCTGCAGCTGGAGGATGGCGACATCTTCATCTGCCTGGACACGGCCATTGATGACCAGAGCAAGTTGCGGCTGAGCGACAAGGGGATGATCAAGACGATCTGA
- a CDS encoding ATP-binding protein yields MKYTALELLDRIRLGEDSEVEWKEVRLSGDRLTGPRPDDLADEIAAFANKRGGVLILGVDDKTKEVVGIAKEKLEALENAVKNICADKLRPALETVDIYRRELPDSSGQLRAILQLEITRSLFVHESPGGTFTRIGSSKRQMSAELKLRMQMQRSQARVVRFDEFLVHEAGLGDLDKDLYERFRTDRSDTSVEDFLRKLGILGQDEERAWHPTLSGVLMCSKTPKVWHKGAFIQAVAYSGADAVTSGGEAAYQVDAEDITGPLDQQIVGAMQFVRRNSKVAATKEAGRTDKPEYDTTAIFEAFVNAVVHRDYTIQGAKVRLKMFSDRLELYVPGALVNTLDLDSILFRQVSRNDTLASLLSKVPVDERLKGNTSRSTYMDRRGEGAGLIVKRTEQLSGKPATYRLLGDDEVMLTIPKASV; encoded by the coding sequence ATGAAGTACACAGCCTTAGAACTGCTGGATCGAATTCGGCTCGGCGAGGACAGTGAAGTGGAATGGAAGGAGGTCCGCCTGAGCGGGGACAGGCTTACTGGACCAAGGCCGGATGATCTCGCTGACGAGATCGCTGCCTTCGCCAACAAACGGGGTGGTGTTCTTATACTCGGCGTGGATGATAAGACGAAGGAGGTCGTTGGTATTGCCAAGGAGAAACTCGAGGCCCTGGAGAATGCCGTGAAGAACATCTGCGCGGACAAATTGAGGCCGGCGCTAGAAACGGTGGACATCTACAGGCGGGAGCTACCAGACTCATCGGGCCAGCTTCGTGCTATCCTGCAACTAGAGATCACACGCAGCCTGTTCGTGCACGAAAGCCCAGGAGGCACCTTTACACGCATCGGGAGCAGCAAGCGCCAGATGAGCGCTGAGCTGAAGTTGCGCATGCAGATGCAGCGCTCGCAAGCGCGGGTGGTGCGCTTTGACGAGTTCCTGGTGCATGAGGCCGGCCTCGGGGACCTGGACAAAGACCTCTACGAGCGTTTCAGGACTGACCGCTCGGACACCAGCGTCGAGGACTTCCTGCGCAAGCTGGGCATCCTCGGGCAGGATGAAGAAAGGGCTTGGCACCCCACTCTTTCCGGCGTGCTGATGTGCTCCAAGACCCCCAAGGTCTGGCACAAGGGAGCCTTCATTCAGGCCGTTGCCTATTCCGGGGCAGATGCGGTCACATCAGGTGGCGAAGCCGCCTATCAGGTGGATGCAGAGGACATCACCGGACCCTTGGATCAACAGATCGTCGGGGCGATGCAGTTCGTGCGTCGGAACTCCAAGGTCGCGGCCACAAAAGAGGCCGGACGAACTGACAAGCCGGAGTACGATACCACGGCCATTTTCGAAGCCTTCGTCAACGCGGTGGTCCACCGGGACTACACCATTCAAGGAGCCAAGGTCCGCCTGAAGATGTTCAGTGATCGCCTGGAGCTCTATGTCCCGGGTGCCTTGGTGAACACGCTTGATCTGGATTCGATCTTGTTCAGGCAGGTATCACGGAACGATACACTTGCGAGTCTCTTGAGCAAGGTGCCCGTGGATGAAAGGCTGAAAGGGAACACATCGCGCAGTACCTACATGGATCGGCGCGGCGAAGGGGCCGGCCTGATCGTGAAGCGCACGGAGCAATTGTCAGGCAAGCCGGCAACCTACCGGCTACTTGGAGATGATGAGGTCATGTTGACCATTCCCAAGGCCAGCGTATGA
- a CDS encoding DEAD/DEAH box helicase family protein has translation MSKVIKLHFDPSQPHQLRAVECTAQLLEGLPQFDSALYKKALSESGQLGLQNDVVGNIPPAYQLDEDWLLDNLNAVRRGQRDWLEPAQLIQETMTLDVDDGDLLDVPGVEGEAHRYPVFTVEMETGTGKTYVYLRTIQELRKQYGLRKFIIVVPSVAIYEGVVKSFDTMREHFKGLYSNEVTHLIQYDSGQISQLRDFATSDKVEVLLMTVDSFNKASNNVYKATEKLQGEWKPYRYIQAVRPVLILDESQNYQSKRARQALRTLKPLLAINYSATPGKRENLFYRLGPLEAFQQGLVKKIEVVGVTEQYQYNNEQFSFSFVSAGRRTGVGPEVEADVTSLIKGQPTRVVLRFKKGDDLFDKTGNPAYKGLIIDEVSQTTGVLLFSNGDQVNVRDHGNAQEKEDIFRTQIEETIKHHFDKQKALLASGIKVLSLFFIDRVDNYVATDGLIRRLFDEAFEKLKKDYPYWKGWKAEEVREAYFAKRKAARGQAEQFVDTAIEVEEKTKADQEAEKAAYELIMKGKERLLNLDEKVAFIFAHSALKEGWDNPNVFQICTLNQTTSEAKKRQEIGRGLRLAVDQSGQRVMSEQVNVLTVVANESYERFADALQKEYTEAGQLAPPKPTNARRYAAKRNERVYKSKAFRAFWDKLMQQAEYEILVEPEAVVEACVAKLNAEQFPEPHIVVTRGEFVMSTISVELMQVSAGLAKLDVSISNTAGESRSSTQWFRTGDELARKLNEPRLKGYKLVAIEGEGNEARVLFGDKGELAVGQQHQFQVREENRNTPSTRLEAQATHPVFNLIDRAAQETKLTRRTIRTIFERMHPDKKQWVFRNPEGFSGVFVRTIRDLLADHIAERVQYHLKKEKQDADLEAMFPPEKKYAQKELIEGSDASMYDWVQVDSDVEKHFVQLRLNGDGKVKGYLKFPAGFKINMPKIIQDYNPDWGVLREDEQKPEVLMELVRETKGTTQIENLQWGHEKRKIKLAKKYFAALGIDYRTVDDKVVRWWEKG, from the coding sequence ATGAGCAAGGTGATCAAGCTCCACTTCGACCCGAGCCAGCCGCACCAGCTGCGCGCCGTCGAATGCACCGCGCAGTTGCTGGAGGGCCTGCCGCAGTTCGACAGTGCTCTGTACAAGAAGGCGCTGAGCGAGAGCGGCCAGCTCGGTCTGCAGAACGATGTGGTGGGCAACATCCCACCCGCCTACCAGCTGGACGAGGACTGGTTGCTGGACAACCTGAACGCCGTTCGCCGCGGCCAGCGTGACTGGCTGGAGCCCGCCCAGCTGATCCAGGAGACGATGACCCTGGACGTGGACGATGGCGATCTGCTGGACGTGCCAGGTGTGGAAGGCGAGGCCCACCGCTACCCCGTGTTCACGGTGGAGATGGAGACCGGCACCGGCAAGACTTACGTGTACCTGCGCACCATCCAGGAGCTGCGCAAGCAGTACGGCCTGCGCAAGTTCATCATCGTGGTGCCCAGCGTGGCCATCTACGAGGGCGTGGTGAAGAGCTTCGACACCATGCGCGAGCACTTCAAGGGCCTCTATAGCAATGAAGTGACGCACCTGATCCAGTATGACAGCGGGCAGATCAGCCAGTTGCGCGACTTCGCCACGAGCGACAAGGTGGAGGTGCTGTTGATGACCGTCGACAGTTTCAACAAGGCCAGCAATAACGTTTACAAGGCCACCGAGAAGCTGCAGGGGGAATGGAAGCCCTACCGGTACATCCAGGCCGTGCGGCCTGTGTTGATCCTGGACGAGAGCCAGAACTACCAGAGCAAGCGCGCGCGCCAGGCCCTGCGCACACTGAAACCGCTCCTGGCCATCAACTACAGCGCCACGCCCGGCAAGCGCGAGAACCTCTTCTACCGCTTGGGGCCGCTGGAGGCCTTCCAGCAAGGGTTGGTGAAGAAGATCGAGGTGGTGGGTGTCACTGAGCAGTACCAGTACAACAACGAGCAGTTCAGCTTCAGCTTCGTGAGTGCAGGTCGCAGAACTGGCGTGGGGCCCGAGGTGGAAGCGGATGTTACCAGTCTGATCAAGGGTCAGCCCACACGGGTGGTCCTGCGATTCAAGAAGGGTGATGATCTGTTCGACAAGACCGGCAATCCCGCATACAAGGGTTTGATCATTGATGAAGTGAGCCAAACTACCGGCGTCCTCCTCTTCTCGAACGGCGACCAGGTGAACGTGCGCGACCACGGCAACGCACAGGAAAAGGAGGACATCTTCCGCACCCAGATCGAGGAGACCATCAAGCACCACTTCGACAAGCAGAAGGCCCTCCTCGCCTCCGGCATCAAGGTGCTCTCCCTCTTCTTCATCGACCGGGTGGACAACTACGTGGCCACCGACGGCCTCATCCGCCGGTTGTTCGACGAGGCCTTTGAGAAGTTGAAGAAGGACTACCCGTACTGGAAGGGATGGAAGGCCGAGGAGGTTCGGGAGGCCTACTTCGCCAAGCGGAAAGCCGCACGTGGCCAGGCCGAGCAGTTCGTGGACACGGCCATCGAGGTGGAGGAGAAGACGAAGGCCGATCAGGAGGCCGAGAAGGCGGCGTACGAGCTGATCATGAAAGGCAAGGAGCGCCTGCTGAACCTGGACGAGAAGGTCGCCTTCATCTTCGCCCACAGCGCCTTGAAGGAAGGCTGGGACAACCCCAACGTGTTCCAGATCTGTACCCTGAACCAGACCACCAGTGAGGCCAAGAAGCGGCAGGAGATCGGCCGGGGCCTGCGCCTGGCGGTGGACCAGAGCGGTCAGCGCGTGATGAGCGAGCAGGTCAACGTGCTCACCGTGGTGGCCAACGAGAGCTACGAGCGCTTCGCCGATGCCTTGCAGAAGGAGTACACCGAGGCCGGCCAGCTGGCCCCCCCGAAGCCCACCAACGCGCGCCGCTACGCCGCCAAGCGGAACGAGAGGGTGTACAAGAGCAAGGCCTTCCGCGCCTTCTGGGACAAGCTGATGCAGCAGGCGGAATACGAGATCCTGGTGGAACCGGAGGCCGTGGTGGAGGCCTGCGTGGCCAAGCTCAACGCCGAGCAGTTCCCCGAACCGCACATCGTGGTCACCCGCGGGGAGTTCGTGATGAGCACCATCAGCGTAGAGCTGATGCAAGTCAGCGCGGGGCTGGCCAAGCTGGACGTAAGCATCAGCAACACCGCAGGTGAAAGCCGCAGCAGCACGCAGTGGTTCCGCACCGGCGATGAACTGGCCCGCAAGCTCAACGAGCCGCGTCTCAAGGGCTACAAGCTCGTGGCCATCGAGGGTGAGGGCAATGAAGCCCGCGTGCTCTTTGGCGACAAGGGCGAGCTGGCCGTGGGGCAGCAGCACCAGTTCCAGGTGCGTGAGGAGAACCGCAACACCCCGAGCACCCGCCTGGAGGCACAGGCTACGCATCCGGTCTTCAACCTCATCGACCGCGCCGCGCAGGAAACGAAGCTGACGCGCCGCACCATCCGCACCATCTTCGAGCGGATGCACCCGGACAAGAAGCAGTGGGTGTTCCGCAACCCCGAGGGCTTCAGCGGGGTGTTCGTGCGCACCATCCGCGACCTGCTCGCCGACCACATCGCCGAACGCGTGCAGTACCACCTGAAGAAGGAGAAGCAGGATGCCGACCTGGAGGCGATGTTCCCGCCGGAGAAGAAGTACGCGCAGAAGGAGCTGATCGAGGGCTCAGACGCCAGTATGTACGACTGGGTGCAGGTGGACAGCGACGTGGAGAAGCACTTCGTACAACTACGCCTGAACGGGGATGGCAAGGTGAAGGGTTATTTGAAGTTCCCAGCCGGCTTCAAGATCAACATGCCGAAGATCATCCAGGACTACAACCCGGATTGGGGTGTGCTGCGCGAGGATGAGCAGAAGCCCGAAGTGCTGATGGAGCTCGTGCGCGAAACGAAGGGCACCACGCAGATCGAGAACCTGCAATGGGGCCACGAGAAGCGCAAGATCAAGCTGGCCAAGAAGTACTTCGCCGCCCTGGGCATCGATTACCGCACGGTGGATGACAAAGTGGTGAGGTGGTGGGAGAAGGGGTGA
- a CDS encoding DUF429 domain-containing protein, with the protein MANDPIVVGIDVGGPTKGFHAVALAGGRYHATLASKDIAELAHWSVRDMGATVIAIDAPCGWSMTDRCRLAERELMERRIFCFATPTKATAADRPFYHWMLKGMALYDALAPTHPVRDPRSPGRTHYCIETFPHAITHQFLGVNATARKKREQRRALLDRLGIDRTALTNIDKVDAALCAYVAHRAATRAALQAYGEEATGLIVVPQMAKRFFAGV; encoded by the coding sequence ATGGCGAATGACCCCATCGTCGTCGGCATCGACGTCGGCGGCCCCACCAAGGGCTTCCACGCCGTGGCGCTTGCGGGCGGCCGCTACCACGCCACGCTCGCCAGCAAGGACATTGCAGAGCTCGCGCACTGGAGCGTGCGCGACATGGGCGCCACGGTGATCGCCATCGATGCGCCCTGCGGCTGGAGCATGACCGATCGATGCCGACTGGCCGAGCGCGAACTCATGGAGCGGAGGATCTTCTGTTTCGCCACGCCCACCAAGGCTACCGCCGCCGACAGGCCTTTCTACCATTGGATGCTGAAAGGCATGGCACTGTATGATGCTCTTGCCCCTACGCACCCCGTGCGCGATCCACGTTCACCAGGCCGTACGCACTACTGCATCGAGACCTTCCCGCACGCCATCACTCATCAATTCCTGGGCGTGAATGCTACGGCGCGAAAGAAACGGGAACAACGCCGCGCGCTCTTGGACCGCCTGGGCATCGACCGCACGGCCCTCACCAACATCGACAAGGTGGACGCCGCGCTGTGCGCGTACGTGGCGCATCGGGCCGCCACGCGAGCGGCGCTGCAGGCGTACGGGGAGGAGGCCACAGGGCTGATCGTGGTGCCGCAGATGGCCAAGCGGTTCTTTGCGGGGGTGTGA